One region of Salvia miltiorrhiza cultivar Shanhuang (shh) chromosome 3, IMPLAD_Smil_shh, whole genome shotgun sequence genomic DNA includes:
- the LOC131017604 gene encoding disease resistance protein RPP13-like translates to MEKDVELVLEKAILNEGYDISISAIVGEGGTGKSTLSRVLFNHAAVGDRFERRAWAVASKERRPRDIIKDIYLQVKSGETMEWELILLERLDLSEIKQRLEGKRYFIVLDDMWDDPQWNDAIAGGFPDEDTGSRFLLTLRTPDLKDNSGYVHTMKCLDSDESWILFMNTVSGGK, encoded by the exons ATGGAGAAAGACGTAGAACTGGTGCTTGAGAAGGCAATCTTGAACGAGGGATACGACATTTCCATCTCCGCCATCGTAGGCGAGGGCGGTACCGGCAAGTCTACACTTTCAAGGGTTTTATTTAACCACGCGGCCGTGGGGGATCGATTTGAGCGGCGTGCTTGGGCTGTGGCTTCGAAGGAACGCAGGCCAAGAGACATAATCAAGGACATATATTTGCAGGTTAAGAGTGGAGAAACGATGGAGTGGGAATTGATACTTTTGGAGAGATTGGATTTGTCGGAGATTAAACAACGGCTGGAGGGCAAAAGATATTTCATAGTTCTGGATGATATGTGGGACGATCCGCAGTGGAACGACGCCATCGCCGGAGGTTTCCCAGATGAAG ATACAGGTAGTAGGTTTCTGCTTACACTTCGTACTCCAGATCTTAAAGACAACTCTGGATATGTTCATACTATGAAATGTTTAGACTCAGACGAAAGCTGGATCTTGTTCATGAACACCGTATCCGGTGGAAAATGA
- the LOC131017595 gene encoding rac-like GTP-binding protein ARAC7, with the protein MVVVCEGKERCSFTYFDFENQKFHLFAKIGILTSKTCMLICYTSNKFPTDYIPTVFDNFSANVAVDGNIVNLGLWDTAGQEDYSRLRPLSYRGADIFVLAFSLISRASYENVLKKWMPELRRFTPNVPIVLVGTKLDLRDDMGYLADHIGGSNIITTAQGEELRKQIGAAAYIECSSKTQQNVKGVFDTAIKVVLQPPRRKEVASQKKRNTTGCSIVYASGTTSIRRSKLY; encoded by the exons ATG GTTGTAGTATGTGAAGGGAAAGAGAGATGCTCCTTCACATATTTTGACTTCGAAAACCAAAAATTTCATTTATTTGCTAAAATAGGGATCTTGACTTCGAAAACCTGCATGCTCATTTGTTATACCAGCAACAAATTCCCTACC GATTATATCCCAACAGTATTTGACAATTTTAGTGCTAATGTGGCTGTAGATGGCAACATTGTCAACTTAGGACTCTGGGATACTGCAG GGCAAGAAGATTACAGCAGGTTGAGGCCACTCAGTTACAGAGGTGCTGACATTTTTGTGTTGGCTTTCTCTTTAATTAGTAGGGCTAGCTATGAAAATGTCCTCAAGAAG TGGATGCCCGAGCTTCGTCGTTTCACTCCCAATGTTCCAATCGTGCTAGTTGGAACAAAGTTAG ATCTCCGGGACGACATGGGTTATCTTGCTGATCATATAGGAGGATCTAACATCATCACCACAGCCCAA GGCGAGGAGCTGAGGAAACAGATTGGTGCAGCAGCTTACATAGAATGCAGCTCCAAGACTCAACAG AATGTGAAAGGTGTTTTTGATACTGCAATCAAGGTTGTGCTTCAACCTCCACGGAGAAAGGAAGTGGCGTCGCAGAAGAAGCGAAACACTACTGGCTGCTCAATTGT GTATGCCTCTGGGACTACTTCAATAAGAAGAAGCAAACTATATTAA
- the LOC131018362 gene encoding probable disease resistance RPP8-like protein 2, with the protein MARKLVDVWISEGFIPEEAGKTMEETAMAYLDELIDRNMVQIKDISFDDRVKNCIMHDLVRDLSTRKAEEEILHEDGESSHKPRHRVLDCREGRFNDSIYGNKEARSLVVRRGAQPYLFTPSFSSYWMSFQLLKLLDFECCMAMTQLPVSIGALMGLKYLNLRNTGMKHIPNWLPRLINLEVLDIRGLVCIELSDILVKMIRLRRLYASAFYFEKPPEITSLKFLETLSYVNFEDSNIHKVTHITSLSELGVNVLRISDSTCFFLLLGKMENLVHLKLKFCETLNLEKLGSLHRLTRLKLNGEITVFPSAFPPNLSHLTLDRCQLKEDPMPLLQRLPKLSHLKVDSAYEGTEMVISHDGFPELKVLILVYLIRLKSILVEEGAMPELGIGEAAGRDDEES; encoded by the coding sequence ATGGCCCGGAAGCTCGTAGACGTGTGGATTTCGGAAGGGTTCATCCCCGAAGAAGCAGGGAAAACAATGGAGGAGACGGCCATGGCTTATCTGGATGAGCTGATTGATCGAAACATGGTTCAAATCAAGGACATATCCTTCGACGATCGTGTTAAAAACTGCATCATGCACGATCTCGTCCGAGACCTATCCACCAGAAAAGCAGAGGAGGAGATCCTGCACGAAGATGGAGAATCTTCGCACAAGCCCCGCCATCGCGTCCTCGACTGCAGAGAGGGAAGGTTCAACGATTCCATTTATGGAAACAAAGAGGCCCGGTCCCTCGTGGTCCGGCGTGGGGCCCAGCCCTACCTCTTCACACCATCATTCTCATCTTACTGGATGAGCTTCCAGCTCCTCAAGCTGCTCGACTTCGAATGCTGCATGGCAATGACACAGCTACCAGTTTCAATAGGTGCATTGATGGGATTGAAGTATCTGAATCTGAGAAACACAGGCATGAAGCATATCCCAAACTGGCTGCCTAGGCTCATTAACCTCGAGGTTCTTGACATACGGGGACTCGTGTGCATCGAGTTGTCGGATATTCTAGTAAAAATGATCCGTCTGCGCCGCCTCTACGCGTCTGCATTCTATTTCGAGAAGCCACCGGAGATCACTAGTCTGAAATTTCTCGAGACGCTGAGCTACGTCAATTTCGAGGATTCAAACATCCACAAAGTTACACACATCACCAGTCTCTCCGAGCTGGGCGTAAACGTACTTCGAATCTCAGATTCGACTTGTTTTTTCCTGTTATTGGGGAAGATGGAGAATCTTGTGCATCTCAAGTTGAAGTTCTGTGAAACCCTAAATTTGGAAAAGCTCGGATCCTTACATCGCCTCACGCGGCTCAAGCTTAACGGGGAGATAACCGTTTTCCCCTCCGCTTTCCCTCCGAATCTCTCACATCTCACTTTGGATCGGTGTCAACTCAAAGAAGATCCCATGCCGTTGCTGCAGAGGCTGCCGAAGCTGTCGCACCTCAAGGTGGACAGCGCGTATGAGGGCacggagatggtgatctcacaCGACGGATTTCCCGAGCTCAAAGTCCTGATTTTGGTTTATTTGATTAGGCTAAAGAGTATACTAGTGGAGGAAGGTGCAATGCCGGAGCTGGGCATTGGAGAGGCTGCCGGAAGAGATGACGAGGAATCTTGA
- the LOC131017504 gene encoding putative disease resistance RPP13-like protein 3 encodes MAAEAAVSTAVLKLGDLLTRKVDLLRGGGVIGEVQQLKDELKGVQCFLRDASGKQADDVAIRDWIAETGEVAHDAEDAVEVFIFKVERARIVLASFASSLKHKYLLKRFSRSINSIRKRLRGIEGRRSSLGIQDLGERPSDGLESPKRLPKLSEWQKDKHMVSMEKDIELVLENAILNEGDDISISGIVGEGGTGKSTLARILYNHVAVADRFERRAWAVASKERRPRDIVKDLYLQVKSGETMEWEMNVLEGLELSELQQRLYKRLEGKRYFIVLDDMWDDTHWNDSLAACFPDEGTGSRFLITMHTPTLEDDSGFVHTMKCLDSDESWILFMNTVSDGKGVDQDLEDIGRQILNKCDGLPLAITLVGGLLVKQKRSKTEWEKVLEEIESHLNRSSNDAMQAILELSYRDLSAELKLCFLCLGFFEAGDTINARKLVDVWISEGFIPEEGVKTMEETAMAYLEELIDRNMVQIKDVSFDDRVKSCVVHDLVRDLSIRKAEEEIGLEIVNEDGESSSHKPRHRVLDCGQGRFNDSIYGNKEVRSLVVRRGAQPYLFTASFSSYWMSFMLLRVLDFEGCVSMTQLPVSIGALISLRYLCLRNTGMQYIPNWLPRLVNLEVLDIRGLVYIELSDILGKMRRLRRLYASSFYFQKPPEITSLKFLQTLSYVNFYDANIYKVKDMTTLSELGINLFRISDSWLLFHSLGKLENLVHLKLKYCKTLNLDMLGSLSRVTRLKLHGEIPVLPPSFPPNLSHLTLDWCRLKEDAVPLLQSLPKLSHLKLKIAYEGAEMVISHDGFPALQVLVLQSLSRLESMLVEEGGMPELRRLEIIRCSSLERLPEEMMRNLEELKVVASKKIAAKLRDEDSHMISNIPYVRIIGDTGSD; translated from the exons AtggcggcggaggcggcagtGTCCACGGCGGTGCTAAAGCTGGGCGATTTGCTGACGCGGAAGGTGGATCTTCTACGAGGCGGCGGCGTCATCGGAGAGGTCCAGCAGCTGAAAGATGAGCTCAAAGGGGTGCAGTGTTTCCTCAGAGACGCATCGGGAAAGCAAGCCGACGACGTGGCAATACGCGATTGGATAGCCGAGACCGGAGAGGTGGCTCACGACGCCGAAGACGCCGTCGAGGTATTCATTTTCAAGGTTGAGAGAGCAAGAATTGTGCTTGCGAGTTTCGCTTCCTCTCTCAAACATAAGTATCTCCTCAAAAGGTTCAGTAGATCGATCAATTCCATCCGGAAAAGGCTCCGCGGCATCGAGGGACGACGTTCGAGTCTCGGGATTCAAGATCTTGGCGAGAG GCCTAGCGACGGGTTAGAGTCGCCAAAGAGATTACCAAAATTGTCTGAGTGGCAAAAAGACAAACACATGGTGAGCATGGAGAAAGACATAGAACTGGTGCTTGAAAATGCAATCTTGAATGAGGGAGATGACATTTCCATCTCCGGCATCGTAGGCGAGGGCGGTACCGGGAAGTCTACACTTGCCAGGATTTTATATAACCACGTAGCCGTGGCGGATCGATTTGAGCGGCGTGCTTGGGCTGTGGCTTCGAAGGAACGCAGGCCAAGAGACATAGTGAAGGACCTATATTTGCAGGTTAAGAGTGGAGAAACGATGGAATGGGAAATGAATGTTTTGGAGGGATTGGAATTGTCGGAGCTTCAGCAACGGCTTTACAAACGGCTGGAGGGCAAAAGATATTTCATAGTTCTGGACGATATGTGGGATGACACGCACTGGAACGATTCCCTCGCAGCATGTTTCCCCGACGAAG GTACAGGCAGTAGGTTTCTGATTACAATGCATACTCCAACTCTTGAAGACGACTCTGGATTTGTTCATACGATGAAATGTTTAGACTCGGACGAAAGCTGGATCTTGTTCATGAACACCGTATCCGATGGAAAAGGAGTAGATCAAGATTTGGAGGATATAGGAAGGCAAATCTTGAACAAATGCGACGGCCTTCCATTAGCAATCACCTTGGTAGGAGGCCTACTGGTAAAGCAGAAAAGGTCCAAGACTGAATGGGAGAAAGTTCTAGAAGAAATCGAGTCTCATCTCAATAGAAGCAGCAACGACGCCATGCAAGCAATACTGGAGCTAAGCTACCGAGATCTATCCGCAGAACTGAAACTGTGCTTCCTCTGTCTAGGCTTCTTCGAGGCGGGAGACACGATCAACGCCCGAAAGCTCGTAGACGTGTGGATTTCGGAAGGGTTCATCCCTGAAGAAGGAGTGAAAACAATGGAGGAGACGGCGATGGCTTATCTGGAAGAGCTGATTGATCGAAACATGGTTCAAATCAAGGACGTATCCTTCGATGATCGCGTAAAGAGCTGCGTTGTGCATGATCTCGTTCGAGACCTATCCATCCGAAAAGCAGAGGAGGAAATAGGGTTAGAGATCGTAAACGAAGATGGAGAATCTTCATCGCACAAACCCCGCCATCGCGTCCTCGACTGCGGACAGGGAAGATTCAACGATTCCATTTACGGAAACAAAGAGGTCCGGTCACTCGTGGTCCGGCGTGGGGCCCAGCCCTACCTCTTCACGGCATCATTCTCATCTTACTGGATGAGCTTCATGCTCCTCAGGGTGCTCGACTTCGAAGGCTGTGTGTCAATGACGCAGCTACCGGTTTCAATAGGTGCATTGATCTCGTTGAGGTACTTGTGCTTGAGAAACACGGGCATGCAGTATATCCCAAACTGGCTGCCTAGGCTCGTTAACCTCGAGGTTCTCGATATACGGGGACTCGTGTACATCGAGTTGTCGGACATTTTAGGAAAAATGCGCCGTCTGCGCCGCCTCTACGCGTCCTCATTCTATTTCCAGAAGCCACCGGAGATCACTAGTCTGAAATTTCTCCAGACGCTGAGCTATGTCAATTTCTACGATGCAAACATATACAAAGTGAAAGATATGACCACTCTTTCCGAGCTCGGAATAAACCTATTCCGAATCTCGGATTCATGGCTGCTGTTCCACTCACTCGGGAAATTGGAGAATCTTGTGCATCTCAAGTTGAAGTACTGTAAAACCCTAAATCTGGACATGCTCGGATCCTTGAGCCGCGTCACGCGGCTCAAGCTTCACGGGGAGATACCCGTTTTGCCCCCCTCCTTCCCTCCGAATCTCTCTCATCTCACTTTGGATTGGTGTCGACTCAAAGAAGACGCCGTGCCCTTGCTGCAGAGCCTGCCCAAGCTGTCGCACCTCAAGCTAAAAATCGCATATGAGGGCGCGGAGATGGTGATCTCGCACGATGGATTTCCGGCGCTTCAAGTCCTCGTTTTGCAGTCTTTGAGCAGACTAGAGAGCATGCTAGTGGAGGAAGGTGGAATGCCGGAGCTTAGGCGACTGGAGATCATCCGGTGCTCATCGTTGGAGAGGCTGCCGGAAGAGATGATGAGGAATCTTGAGGAGTTGAAGGTTGTGGCGAGCAAGAAGATTGCAGCTAAGCTACGAGATgaagattcccacatgatttccAATATTCCTTATGTGCGAATAATTGGTGATACAGGTTCAGATTAA
- the LOC131017502 gene encoding probable disease resistance protein At1g58602 isoform X1, which produces MAAEAAVSTAVLKLGDLLTRKVDLLRGGGVIGEVQQLKDELKGVQCFLRDASGKQADDVAIRDWIAETGEVAHDAEDAVEVFIFKVERARIVLASFASSLKHKYLLKRFSRSINSIRKRLRGIEGRRSSLGIQDLGDRPSDGLERLPKLSQWQKDKHIVGMEKDIELVLEKAILNEGDDISISGIVGEGGTGKSTLARILYNHAAVADRFERRAWAVASKERRPRDIIKELYLQVKSGETMEWEMNFLERMELLELQQELYKRLEGKRYFIVLDDMWDDAQWNDALAGGFPNEVFGRTGTGSRFLITMHTPTLEDDSEFVHTMKCLDSDESWILFMNTVSDGKGVDQDLEDIGRQILNKCDGLPLAITLVGGLLMKQKRSKTEWEKVLEEMESHLNRSSNDAMQAILELSYRDLSPELKLCFLCLGFFEAGDTINARKLIDVWISEGFIPEEGGKTMEETAMAYLEELIDRNMVQMKDVSFDDRVKNCVMHDLVRDLSIRKAEEEIRFEILNEDGESSSHKPRHRVLDCRQGRFNDSIYGNKQVRSLVVRRGAQPYLFTPSFSSYWMSFMLLRVLDFEGCVSMTQLPVSIGALISLRYLCLRNTGIQQIPNWLPRLVNLEVLDMRGVTNMEMSDIFGKMLRLRCLYASSFYFTKPPEISGLKFLQTLSYVNLNYADVEKVLNVTSLSTLGINLFRISDSWLLFHLLGKMEKLVHLKLRYCKTLNLDKLGSLHRLTRLKLHGEIPVLPSAFPPNLTHLTLDSLRVREDPMPLLQNLQKLSYLKMDWAYEGAKMVISHNGFPVLKVLILHSMIALGSILVEEGAMPELRRLEIIRCSSLERLPEEMMKNLEELKVVASKKTAANLRGEDSHMISNIPYVQIIGDTGAD; this is translated from the exons AtggcggcggaggcggcagtGTCCACGGCGGTGCTAAAGCTGGGCGATTTGCTGACGCGGAAGGTGGATCTTCTACGAGGCGGCGGCGTCATCGGAGAGGTCCAGCAGCTGAAAGATGAGCTCAAAGGGGTGCAGTGTTTCCTCAGAGACGCATCGGGAAAGCAAGCCGACGACGTGGCAATACGCGATTGGATAGCCGAGACCGGAGAGGTGGCTCACGACGCCGAAGACGCCGTCGAGGTATTCATTTTCAAGGTTGAGAGAGCAAGAATTGTGCTTGCGAGTTTTGCTTCCTCTCTCAAACATAAGTATCTCCTCAAAAGATTCAGTAGATCGATCAATTCCATCCGGAAAAGGCTCCGCGGCATCGAGGGACGACGTTCGAGTCTCGGGATTCAAGATCTTGGCGACAG GCCTAGCGACGGGTTAGAGAGATTACCAAAATTGTCTCAGTGGCAAAAAGACAAACATATAGTGGGCATGGAGAAAGACATAGAACTGGTGCTTGAAAAGGCAATCTTGAATGAGGGAGATGACATTTCCATCTCCGGCATCGTAGGCGAGGGCGGTACCGGGAAGTCTACACTTGCCAGGATTTTATATAACCACGCGGCCGTGGCGGATCGATTTGAGCGGCGTGCTTGGGCTGTGGCATCGAAGGAACGCAGGCCAAGGGACATAATCAAGGAGCTATATTTGCAGGTTAAGAGTGGAGAAACGATGGAATGGGAAATGAATTTTTTGGAGAGAATGGAATTGTTGGAGCTTCAACAAGAGCTTTACAAACGGCTGGAGGGCAAAAGATATTTCATAGTTCTGGATGATATGTGGGACGACGCGCAGTGGAATGACGCCCTCGCCGGAGGTTTCCCAAATGAAG TTTTTGGTCGGACAGGTACAGGCAGTAGGTTTCTGATTACAATGCATACTCCAACTCTTGAAGACGACTCTGAATTTGTTCATACGATGAAATGTTTAGACTCGGACGAAAGCTGGATCTTGTTCATGAACACCGTATCCGATGGAAAAGGTGTAGATCAAGATTTGGAGGATATAGGAAGACAAATCTTGAACAAATGCGACGGCCTTCCATTAGCAATCACCTTGGTAGGAGGCCTATTGATGAAGCAGAAGAGGTCCAAGACTGAATGGGAGAAAGTTCTAGAAGAAATGGAATCTCATCTAAACAGAAGCAGCAACGACGCCATGCAAGCAATACTGGAGCTAAGCTACCGAGATCTATCTCCAGAACTGAAACTGTGCTTCCTCTGTCTAGGCTTCTTCGAGGCGGGAGACACGATCAACGCCCGAAAGCTCATAGACGTGTGGATTTCGGAAGGTTTCATCCCTGAAGAAGGAGGGAAAACAATGGAGGAGACCGCCATGGCTTATCTGGAAGAGCTGATTGATCGAAACATGGTACAAATGAAGGACGTATCCTTCGATGATCGTGTTAAAAACTGCGTTATGCATGATCTCGTCCGAGACCTATCCATCAGAAAAGCAGAGGAGGAAATAAGATTCGAGATCCTAAACGAAGATGGAGAATCTTCATCGCACAAGCCCCGCCATCGCGTCCTCGACTGCAGACAAGGAAGATTCAACGATTCCATTTACGGAAACAAACAGGTCCGGTCACTCGTGGTCCGGCGTGGGGCCCAGCCCTACCTCTTCACACCATCATTCTCATCTTACTGGATGAGCTTCATGCTCCTCAGGGTGCTCGACTTCGAAGGCTGTGTGTCAATGACGCAGCTACCGGTTTCAATAGGTGCATTGATCTCGTTGAGGTACTTGTGCTTGAGAAACACAGGCATACAGCAGATCCCAAACTGGCTGCCTAGGCTAGTTAACCTCGAGGTTCTTGACATGCGGGGAGTAACTAACATGGAGATGTCCGATATTTTTGGAAAAATGCTCCGTCTGCGCTGCCTCTACGCGTCTTCGTTCTACTTCACCAAGCCACCGGAGATAAGCGGCCTCAAATTCCTCCAGACGCTGAGCTATGTCAATCTCAACTATGCAGACGTCGAAAAAGTACTAAACGTGACTAGTCTTTCCACATTGGGCATAAATCTATTCCGAATCTCAGATTCATGGCTGCTCTTCCACTTACTGGGGAAGATGGAGAAACTTGTGCATCTCAAGCTGAGGTACTGTAAAACCCTAAATCTGGACAAGCTCGGATCGTTGCATCGCCTCACACGGCTCAAGCTTCACGGGGAGATACCCGTTTTGCCCTCCGCCTTCCCTCCGAATCTCACTCATTTGACATTGGATTCGCTTCGTGTGAGAGAAGACCCCATGCCGTTGTTGCAGAATCTGCAGAAGTTGTCGTACCTGAAGATGGACTGGGCGTATGAGGGTGCGAAGATGGTGATCTCACATAACGGATTTCCAGTGCTTAAAGTACTGATTTTGCATTCCATGATCGCACTAGGAAGCATATTAGTGGAGGAAGGCGCAATGCCGGAGCTCAGGCGACTGGAGATCATCCGGTGCTCATCGTTGGAGAGGCTGCCCGAAGAGATGATGAAGAATCTTGAGGAGTTGAAGGTTGTGGCGAGCAAGAAGACTGCAGCTAATCTACGAGGTgaagattcccacatgatttccAATATTCCTTATGTGCAAATAATTGGTGATACAGGTGCAGATTAA
- the LOC131017502 gene encoding probable disease resistance protein At1g58602 isoform X2, whose product MAAEAAVSTAVLKLGDLLTRKVDLLRGGGVIGEVQQLKDELKGVQCFLRDASGKQADDVAIRDWIAETGEVAHDAEDAVEVFIFKVERARIVLASFASSLKHKYLLKRFSRSINSIRKRLRGIEGRRSSLGIQDLGDRPSDGLERLPKLSQWQKDKHIVGMEKDIELVLEKAILNEGDDISISGIVGEGGTGKSTLARILYNHAAVADRFERRAWAVASKERRPRDIIKELYLQVKSGETMEWEMNFLERMELLELQQELYKRLEGKRYFIVLDDMWDDAQWNDALAGGFPNEGTGSRFLITMHTPTLEDDSEFVHTMKCLDSDESWILFMNTVSDGKGVDQDLEDIGRQILNKCDGLPLAITLVGGLLMKQKRSKTEWEKVLEEMESHLNRSSNDAMQAILELSYRDLSPELKLCFLCLGFFEAGDTINARKLIDVWISEGFIPEEGGKTMEETAMAYLEELIDRNMVQMKDVSFDDRVKNCVMHDLVRDLSIRKAEEEIRFEILNEDGESSSHKPRHRVLDCRQGRFNDSIYGNKQVRSLVVRRGAQPYLFTPSFSSYWMSFMLLRVLDFEGCVSMTQLPVSIGALISLRYLCLRNTGIQQIPNWLPRLVNLEVLDMRGVTNMEMSDIFGKMLRLRCLYASSFYFTKPPEISGLKFLQTLSYVNLNYADVEKVLNVTSLSTLGINLFRISDSWLLFHLLGKMEKLVHLKLRYCKTLNLDKLGSLHRLTRLKLHGEIPVLPSAFPPNLTHLTLDSLRVREDPMPLLQNLQKLSYLKMDWAYEGAKMVISHNGFPVLKVLILHSMIALGSILVEEGAMPELRRLEIIRCSSLERLPEEMMKNLEELKVVASKKTAANLRGEDSHMISNIPYVQIIGDTGAD is encoded by the exons AtggcggcggaggcggcagtGTCCACGGCGGTGCTAAAGCTGGGCGATTTGCTGACGCGGAAGGTGGATCTTCTACGAGGCGGCGGCGTCATCGGAGAGGTCCAGCAGCTGAAAGATGAGCTCAAAGGGGTGCAGTGTTTCCTCAGAGACGCATCGGGAAAGCAAGCCGACGACGTGGCAATACGCGATTGGATAGCCGAGACCGGAGAGGTGGCTCACGACGCCGAAGACGCCGTCGAGGTATTCATTTTCAAGGTTGAGAGAGCAAGAATTGTGCTTGCGAGTTTTGCTTCCTCTCTCAAACATAAGTATCTCCTCAAAAGATTCAGTAGATCGATCAATTCCATCCGGAAAAGGCTCCGCGGCATCGAGGGACGACGTTCGAGTCTCGGGATTCAAGATCTTGGCGACAG GCCTAGCGACGGGTTAGAGAGATTACCAAAATTGTCTCAGTGGCAAAAAGACAAACATATAGTGGGCATGGAGAAAGACATAGAACTGGTGCTTGAAAAGGCAATCTTGAATGAGGGAGATGACATTTCCATCTCCGGCATCGTAGGCGAGGGCGGTACCGGGAAGTCTACACTTGCCAGGATTTTATATAACCACGCGGCCGTGGCGGATCGATTTGAGCGGCGTGCTTGGGCTGTGGCATCGAAGGAACGCAGGCCAAGGGACATAATCAAGGAGCTATATTTGCAGGTTAAGAGTGGAGAAACGATGGAATGGGAAATGAATTTTTTGGAGAGAATGGAATTGTTGGAGCTTCAACAAGAGCTTTACAAACGGCTGGAGGGCAAAAGATATTTCATAGTTCTGGATGATATGTGGGACGACGCGCAGTGGAATGACGCCCTCGCCGGAGGTTTCCCAAATGAAG GTACAGGCAGTAGGTTTCTGATTACAATGCATACTCCAACTCTTGAAGACGACTCTGAATTTGTTCATACGATGAAATGTTTAGACTCGGACGAAAGCTGGATCTTGTTCATGAACACCGTATCCGATGGAAAAGGTGTAGATCAAGATTTGGAGGATATAGGAAGACAAATCTTGAACAAATGCGACGGCCTTCCATTAGCAATCACCTTGGTAGGAGGCCTATTGATGAAGCAGAAGAGGTCCAAGACTGAATGGGAGAAAGTTCTAGAAGAAATGGAATCTCATCTAAACAGAAGCAGCAACGACGCCATGCAAGCAATACTGGAGCTAAGCTACCGAGATCTATCTCCAGAACTGAAACTGTGCTTCCTCTGTCTAGGCTTCTTCGAGGCGGGAGACACGATCAACGCCCGAAAGCTCATAGACGTGTGGATTTCGGAAGGTTTCATCCCTGAAGAAGGAGGGAAAACAATGGAGGAGACCGCCATGGCTTATCTGGAAGAGCTGATTGATCGAAACATGGTACAAATGAAGGACGTATCCTTCGATGATCGTGTTAAAAACTGCGTTATGCATGATCTCGTCCGAGACCTATCCATCAGAAAAGCAGAGGAGGAAATAAGATTCGAGATCCTAAACGAAGATGGAGAATCTTCATCGCACAAGCCCCGCCATCGCGTCCTCGACTGCAGACAAGGAAGATTCAACGATTCCATTTACGGAAACAAACAGGTCCGGTCACTCGTGGTCCGGCGTGGGGCCCAGCCCTACCTCTTCACACCATCATTCTCATCTTACTGGATGAGCTTCATGCTCCTCAGGGTGCTCGACTTCGAAGGCTGTGTGTCAATGACGCAGCTACCGGTTTCAATAGGTGCATTGATCTCGTTGAGGTACTTGTGCTTGAGAAACACAGGCATACAGCAGATCCCAAACTGGCTGCCTAGGCTAGTTAACCTCGAGGTTCTTGACATGCGGGGAGTAACTAACATGGAGATGTCCGATATTTTTGGAAAAATGCTCCGTCTGCGCTGCCTCTACGCGTCTTCGTTCTACTTCACCAAGCCACCGGAGATAAGCGGCCTCAAATTCCTCCAGACGCTGAGCTATGTCAATCTCAACTATGCAGACGTCGAAAAAGTACTAAACGTGACTAGTCTTTCCACATTGGGCATAAATCTATTCCGAATCTCAGATTCATGGCTGCTCTTCCACTTACTGGGGAAGATGGAGAAACTTGTGCATCTCAAGCTGAGGTACTGTAAAACCCTAAATCTGGACAAGCTCGGATCGTTGCATCGCCTCACACGGCTCAAGCTTCACGGGGAGATACCCGTTTTGCCCTCCGCCTTCCCTCCGAATCTCACTCATTTGACATTGGATTCGCTTCGTGTGAGAGAAGACCCCATGCCGTTGTTGCAGAATCTGCAGAAGTTGTCGTACCTGAAGATGGACTGGGCGTATGAGGGTGCGAAGATGGTGATCTCACATAACGGATTTCCAGTGCTTAAAGTACTGATTTTGCATTCCATGATCGCACTAGGAAGCATATTAGTGGAGGAAGGCGCAATGCCGGAGCTCAGGCGACTGGAGATCATCCGGTGCTCATCGTTGGAGAGGCTGCCCGAAGAGATGATGAAGAATCTTGAGGAGTTGAAGGTTGTGGCGAGCAAGAAGACTGCAGCTAATCTACGAGGTgaagattcccacatgatttccAATATTCCTTATGTGCAAATAATTGGTGATACAGGTGCAGATTAA